Proteins encoded by one window of Cheilinus undulatus linkage group 13, ASM1832078v1, whole genome shotgun sequence:
- the si:ch73-382f3.1 gene encoding THAP domain-containing protein 1 isoform X1, with product MGGCSAPNCSNSTSIGKQLFRFPKDPIRKKKWLVNCKRDFEPTPHSRLCQDHFEQNQFEEVARSPAGGRKLKPNAIPTLFSSADPPYPAASTQYILLPMKPEPVEKELNFGDHGYARRTPLPGMEDEEAEEHQPCTRCQLLKKQLEQEMQHTARLQREAEEMKKRLYRLDRIEKGLQNFLYEDQIRALSLSKRSRRAVWSPETILKARKIRCAVGTKGYEYLRELGYPLPSYRTLCNRLETKIMVTTDMSCEELAELSLGLMATCDSPTGGVGDNDEEELIGVLS from the exons ATGGGTGGCTGCTCTGCTCCAAACTGCTCCAATTCAACCAGCATAGGTAAACAGCTTTTTAGATTCCCTAAAGACCCCATCAGGAAGAAGAAATGGTTGGTGAACTGTAAGCGTGACTTTGAACCAACTCCTCACTCCAGGCTCTGTCAG GATCATTTTGAGCAGAACCAGTTTGAGGAGGTAGCGAGGTCTCCAGCTGGAGGGAGGAAGCTGAAGCCAAATGCCATCCCCACTCTGTTCAGCAGTGCAGATCCTCCTTATCCTGCAGCCAGTACTCAATACATCCTTCTGCCCATGAAACCTGAACCAG TAGAAAAGGAGCTGAATTTTGGGGATCATGGCTACGCTAGACGCACTCCTCTGCCTGgcatggaggatgaggaggcagAGGAGCATCAGCCCTGCACACGCTGTCAGCTCCTGAAGAAACAACTGGAGCAGGAAATGCAGCACACTGCAAGACTACAGAGAGAG GCAGAGGAGATGAAGAAGCGTCTCTATCGTCTTGACCGCATCGAGAAAGGTCTTCAGAACTTTCTGTATGAGGACCAGATTCGAGCTTTGTCCCTCAGCAAACGCTCCCGCCGTGCTGTCTGGTCACCAGAAACCATCCTGAAGGCCCGAAAGATCCGCTGTGCTGTCGGCACTAAAGGCTACGAGTACTTGAGGGAGCTTGGGTACCCTTTGCCCTCCTACAGGACTCTGTGTAACCGTCTGGAGACAAAGATCATGGTGACAACTGACATGAGCTGTGAGGAGCTGGCAGAGCTCAGCCTCGGGCTCATGGCCACCTGTGACAGCCCAACTGGAGGAGTCGGGGACAATGATGAGGAGGAGCTGATCGGAGTATTGTCCTGA
- the si:ch73-382f3.1 gene encoding THAP domain-containing protein 1 isoform X2, producing the protein MGGCSAPNCSNSTSIGKQLFRFPKDPIRKKKWLVNCKRDFEPTPHSRLCQDHFEQNQFEEVARSPAGGRKLKPNAIPTLFSSADPPYPAASTQYILLPMKPEPEKELNFGDHGYARRTPLPGMEDEEAEEHQPCTRCQLLKKQLEQEMQHTARLQREAEEMKKRLYRLDRIEKGLQNFLYEDQIRALSLSKRSRRAVWSPETILKARKIRCAVGTKGYEYLRELGYPLPSYRTLCNRLETKIMVTTDMSCEELAELSLGLMATCDSPTGGVGDNDEEELIGVLS; encoded by the exons ATGGGTGGCTGCTCTGCTCCAAACTGCTCCAATTCAACCAGCATAGGTAAACAGCTTTTTAGATTCCCTAAAGACCCCATCAGGAAGAAGAAATGGTTGGTGAACTGTAAGCGTGACTTTGAACCAACTCCTCACTCCAGGCTCTGTCAG GATCATTTTGAGCAGAACCAGTTTGAGGAGGTAGCGAGGTCTCCAGCTGGAGGGAGGAAGCTGAAGCCAAATGCCATCCCCACTCTGTTCAGCAGTGCAGATCCTCCTTATCCTGCAGCCAGTACTCAATACATCCTTCTGCCCATGAAACCTGAACCAG AAAAGGAGCTGAATTTTGGGGATCATGGCTACGCTAGACGCACTCCTCTGCCTGgcatggaggatgaggaggcagAGGAGCATCAGCCCTGCACACGCTGTCAGCTCCTGAAGAAACAACTGGAGCAGGAAATGCAGCACACTGCAAGACTACAGAGAGAG GCAGAGGAGATGAAGAAGCGTCTCTATCGTCTTGACCGCATCGAGAAAGGTCTTCAGAACTTTCTGTATGAGGACCAGATTCGAGCTTTGTCCCTCAGCAAACGCTCCCGCCGTGCTGTCTGGTCACCAGAAACCATCCTGAAGGCCCGAAAGATCCGCTGTGCTGTCGGCACTAAAGGCTACGAGTACTTGAGGGAGCTTGGGTACCCTTTGCCCTCCTACAGGACTCTGTGTAACCGTCTGGAGACAAAGATCATGGTGACAACTGACATGAGCTGTGAGGAGCTGGCAGAGCTCAGCCTCGGGCTCATGGCCACCTGTGACAGCCCAACTGGAGGAGTCGGGGACAATGATGAGGAGGAGCTGATCGGAGTATTGTCCTGA